Below is a window of Dehalococcoidia bacterium DNA.
GCTCTGCGGAGATGTTGGTTTGCGGCAGGCGGGACAGCGCGTTGCGCAGGTGTGGCAGGTCAACCTTGCCGCTGCCGTCCTTGTATGGCAGGTGTCTCAAACCGCGAGGCACCGTCCTACCTGTTTCATCCTTCGTGCCGCCTGGTTCTATCACGGCGAAGCTGCTGTCGGGCAGGTCATTTATTTGAGCGGCACTCCAGAGCGCTTTGTTAATGTCGTCCGTGTCGGCGCGTTTGACTATCAGCCAGATACGCTTGTTTGCGGCACGGTCTACGCCAGCTACGGTGGGGATGTCCATTTCGACCATTTCTTTCTCAATCAGGGTTTCGGGCATGTTCTCACCACCTTTCGGGCAGTGCCTTCCATGCTGAGGCCGGTTCTTTCACCGGCCACTATCTTGGCGAAGTGCTCGGGGTGCCACACGACGCCAAGCAGCCATGAGCCTTTCTTAACCTTCTGCCCGTCAATCTCCATGTCTGCGCGGACGATGTAGTTCTCAACAATGTCTCCAATGCTGTCGTCGTCTGCCGTGTTGACGTGCATGTCGTTGAGGCCGCTCTTTTGTATCTCGTCCCATAGCGCGGTGATGTCTATTTCAATCGCTTCGCCAGTGTTCGCAGACTTCACAAGCTCCTCAACCAGTTCCGCCGCCATCTTGCGGGCCTTGCCCTTGCCCTGCAGAGTGCGCGTGAAACTCCAGCAGGCTTTCTCAATGGTACCTGCGCTGGCCCAGTCGCCCTGTGAATCCAGAGTCTCGGGCTC
It encodes the following:
- a CDS encoding XkdF-like putative serine protease domain-containing protein, translated to GLTDDKKRQWVAVANSVLDRCLKEGGTDETCAPKAIRRANGVVRKGADMDTEAVELTSRILKRDDTQRFTLGVVYEPETLDSQGDWASAGTIEKACWSFTRTLQGKGKARKMAAELVEELVKSANTGEAIEIDITALWDEIQKSGLNDMHVNTADDDSIGDIVENYIVRADMEIDGQKVKKGSWLLGVVWHPEHFAKIVAGERTGLSMEGTARKVVRTCPKP